A region of Fibrobacter sp. UWT2 DNA encodes the following proteins:
- the secY gene encoding preprotein translocase subunit SecY yields the protein MEALKKALDAFANAFKIEDLRKKLLFTLGVLIIYRLGAHITIPGVNSAVLAEFFRNSNNLFGLYDSFTGGAFAKATIFALGIMPYISASIIIQLMGSVIPAIQMLQKEGQEGRAKLNQYTRYFTVALAALQGWGISVWLSSLKVTTATGAGVSVLADDFATGAGNIGFRLLATLTFTAGTIFVMYLGEQITSHGVGNGISLIIFAGIVGGLPRAALAEFEMFKEDIQPLAIEIFILAVVVLIVGFIVFVEQANRRIPLQSPRRTVGSKVVGGQSSYLPFKVNTAGVIPVIFASCIMFIPAMIASWFPNVSAMQSFAAAFIPGHITYSVIFALLIIFFTYFYTAIQYNPNDIAENLKRSGGFIPGIRPGNETAKYIDHVLTRISLPGSLFLALISVGPLHLKDALNMSFYIGGTSVLIVVGVALDTLRQLEAQLHTKNYEGFLKHGRIRGRMAS from the coding sequence ATGGAAGCTCTCAAGAAAGCCCTTGATGCGTTCGCTAATGCGTTTAAGATTGAAGACCTGCGTAAAAAGCTTCTTTTTACGCTCGGTGTTCTGATCATCTATCGCCTTGGTGCACACATCACCATTCCCGGAGTGAATTCTGCCGTTCTGGCGGAGTTCTTCCGTAACTCGAATAATTTGTTCGGCCTGTATGACTCCTTCACGGGCGGTGCCTTTGCTAAGGCAACTATCTTCGCCCTGGGTATCATGCCCTACATCAGTGCATCCATCATTATCCAGTTGATGGGTTCCGTTATCCCGGCTATCCAGATGTTGCAGAAGGAAGGCCAGGAAGGGCGCGCCAAGCTGAACCAATATACCCGTTACTTTACGGTAGCTCTCGCTGCCTTGCAGGGATGGGGCATTTCTGTGTGGCTTTCGTCCCTTAAGGTGACAACCGCTACCGGTGCCGGAGTGTCTGTCTTGGCTGATGACTTCGCTACGGGCGCCGGAAACATCGGTTTCCGTTTACTAGCTACCCTGACCTTCACCGCCGGTACGATCTTCGTGATGTACCTGGGCGAGCAGATTACCTCGCACGGTGTGGGTAACGGTATTTCTCTTATCATCTTCGCCGGTATCGTCGGCGGCCTTCCGCGGGCTGCCCTTGCAGAATTCGAAATGTTTAAGGAAGACATCCAGCCTCTCGCTATCGAGATCTTTATCTTGGCAGTGGTGGTCTTGATTGTTGGCTTTATCGTATTCGTCGAGCAAGCGAACCGTCGCATTCCACTCCAAAGTCCTCGCAGGACTGTCGGTTCCAAGGTCGTGGGCGGTCAGTCCAGCTATTTGCCCTTCAAGGTGAATACCGCTGGCGTGATTCCCGTGATCTTCGCAAGCTGCATCATGTTCATTCCGGCCATGATCGCTTCCTGGTTCCCGAACGTTTCTGCGATGCAGTCCTTTGCGGCTGCGTTCATCCCGGGTCACATTACCTATAGTGTGATCTTCGCTCTCCTGATTATATTCTTCACCTACTTCTACACGGCAATCCAGTACAACCCTAACGACATTGCCGAAAACCTCAAGAGAAGTGGTGGATTTATTCCGGGAATCCGTCCGGGTAACGAAACTGCAAAGTACATAGACCACGTTCTCACGAGAATTTCTTTGCCTGGATCGCTTTTCCTCGCTTTAATCAGTGTTGGTCCGCTCCATCTCAAAGACGCACTCAATATGAGTTTCTATATTGGGGGCACCTCGGTACTTATCGTGGTCGGTGTGGCGCTGGATACGCTCCGTCAACTCGAAGCCCAGTTGCATACCAAGAATTATGAAGGTTTCCTCAAGCATGGCCGCATTCGCGGCAGGATGGCGTCTTAG
- the infA gene encoding translation initiation factor IF-1, with amino-acid sequence MAKEEGIQVEGVVLEALPNAFFRVQLGNGHEILAHVSGKMRRHFIRILPDDKVLVEISPYDLNRGRITYRYK; translated from the coding sequence GTGGCTAAAGAAGAAGGAATACAAGTAGAAGGTGTTGTGTTGGAAGCTCTCCCCAACGCTTTCTTCCGTGTCCAACTCGGAAATGGCCACGAGATTCTCGCTCATGTTTCAGGAAAAATGCGTCGGCATTTCATTCGAATTTTGCCGGACGACAAAGTGTTGGTAGAGATTTCCCCCTACGATCTTAACCGTGGGCGAATCACATACCGTTACAAGTAA
- the rpmJ gene encoding 50S ribosomal protein L36 — translation MKIKASIKPRCENCKIIRRKGVLRIICSKNPRHKQKQG, via the coding sequence ATGAAAATCAAAGCCTCCATCAAACCCAGATGTGAAAACTGCAAGATCATCCGCCGTAAGGGTGTATTGCGCATCATCTGTTCGAAGAACCCCCGTCACAAGCAGAAGCAGGGATAA
- the rpsM gene encoding 30S ribosomal protein S13, which translates to MARIAGVDLPKNKTVEYGLTAIYGVGLFTANKVCAQLGIDKNKKCDDLTEEEQGKIRHLLEDEYSVEGQLRAEITLNIKRLQDIGCYRGIRHRKGLPVRGQRSRTNARTRKGPKKTVANKKK; encoded by the coding sequence ATGGCACGTATCGCTGGTGTCGATTTACCGAAAAACAAGACTGTTGAATACGGTCTGACGGCAATCTATGGTGTCGGTCTGTTCACCGCTAACAAGGTCTGTGCTCAGCTGGGCATTGACAAGAACAAGAAGTGTGACGACCTGACTGAAGAAGAACAAGGTAAGATTCGTCATCTCCTCGAAGACGAATACTCCGTGGAAGGTCAGCTCCGCGCAGAAATCACCTTGAACATTAAGCGTCTGCAGGATATTGGCTGCTATCGCGGCATCCGCCACCGCAAGGGTCTCCCTGTTCGCGGTCAGCGCTCCCGTACCAATGCCCGCACTCGTAAGGGCCCCAAGAAGACTGTGGCTAACAAGAAGAAGTAA
- the rpsK gene encoding 30S ribosomal protein S11 translates to MAEEEIKETAAAAEAPVAAATEEKVKKGKKRIDVQGIACVFASFNNTIVSITDARGNVVAWGSPGNSGFKGSRKSTPFAAQLAAEVAAHKAFDLGMRKVDVRVKGAGGGRESAVRAIKNAGLEVLSIRDVTGVPHNGCRPKKKRRV, encoded by the coding sequence GTGGCTGAAGAAGAAATTAAGGAAACTGCTGCCGCTGCCGAAGCTCCGGTCGCTGCTGCTACAGAAGAAAAGGTCAAGAAGGGCAAGAAGCGTATCGACGTTCAGGGTATCGCCTGCGTGTTCGCTTCCTTCAACAATACAATCGTTTCTATCACCGATGCTCGCGGCAACGTGGTCGCTTGGGGCTCTCCGGGTAACTCCGGTTTCAAGGGCTCTCGCAAGAGCACTCCGTTTGCTGCCCAGCTCGCCGCTGAAGTCGCTGCCCACAAGGCTTTCGACCTCGGTATGCGCAAGGTAGATGTCCGCGTCAAGGGCGCAGGTGGCGGTCGTGAATCCGCTGTCCGTGCTATCAAGAATGCGGGCCTCGAAGTTCTCTCTATTCGAGACGTGACGGGCGTTCCGCACAATGGTTGCCGTCCTAAAAAGAAGAGAAGAGTCTAA
- a CDS encoding DNA-directed RNA polymerase subunit alpha: MMWKSLQMPRSFQKVETGEDGRYAKFVVEALERGWGITLGNALRRSLLSSLQGAAIVSVKIEGVDKEFSTIPGVKEDVTDIILNLKSIRVKLLSDHDETLRLDMSGEGEVTAKDFMDNPNVAILTPDVHIATLNGNASLSLEVKISSGRGYVTADELKDKDAPIGVIAMDANFNPVQKVAMHISDTRVGQKTDYNRLELEITTDGSIDPEDALAYAAKLLMDHLEIFINFEGDLESPEELEMDEERQRIAQLLRTRVDDLELSVRSSNCLRMANIHTVGELVRNKENDMLKYKNFGRKSLVELNEVLTSMGLSFGMDVDDYLKD; this comes from the coding sequence ATGATGTGGAAATCACTTCAGATGCCGCGCAGCTTCCAGAAAGTGGAAACCGGCGAAGATGGTCGCTACGCCAAGTTTGTCGTAGAGGCTTTGGAACGTGGCTGGGGTATTACCCTCGGTAACGCCCTCCGTCGCTCGCTCCTTTCCTCTCTGCAGGGTGCGGCTATTGTCTCCGTGAAAATTGAAGGCGTCGATAAGGAATTTTCGACGATTCCGGGTGTGAAGGAAGATGTCACTGACATTATCCTGAATCTCAAGAGCATCCGCGTGAAGCTCCTGTCCGACCACGACGAAACCCTCCGCCTGGACATGTCCGGCGAAGGTGAAGTCACGGCCAAGGACTTCATGGACAATCCGAATGTCGCCATCTTGACTCCGGACGTCCATATCGCTACTTTGAACGGTAACGCATCGCTCTCCCTGGAAGTGAAGATTTCCAGCGGTCGCGGCTACGTCACTGCCGACGAATTGAAGGACAAGGACGCTCCGATTGGCGTGATCGCCATGGACGCCAACTTCAACCCGGTGCAGAAGGTCGCGATGCACATCAGCGATACCCGCGTTGGCCAGAAGACGGACTACAACCGTCTGGAACTGGAAATCACGACTGACGGTTCCATCGATCCGGAAGACGCTCTTGCATACGCTGCAAAGCTCCTCATGGACCACTTGGAAATCTTCATCAACTTCGAAGGCGATCTCGAAAGCCCCGAAGAACTTGAAATGGATGAAGAACGTCAGCGTATCGCCCAGCTCCTGCGCACCCGCGTGGACGACCTGGAACTCTCCGTTCGCTCCAGCAACTGCCTCCGTATGGCAAACATCCATACCGTTGGCGAACTTGTGCGCAACAAGGAAAACGATATGCTTAAATACAAGAACTTCGGTCGGAAGTCCTTGGTGGAACTTAACGAGGTGTTGACCTCCATGGGCCTCTCTTTTGGCATGGACGTCGATGACTACTTGAAGGATTAA
- the rplQ gene encoding 50S ribosomal protein L17, which translates to MRHGVKNKKLGVNAQHKRAILRALTTSILEKGMEAEQSNRYVRTTLHKAKLVRSCVDRMITYAKKGDLSARREASRFVMSPKAVQDLFATIGPRYAGRNGGYTRIIKLGPNRAGDASEMALVGLVEDEIVVKTKKAAEPAKSDAVSMVEGESKA; encoded by the coding sequence ATGAGACACGGTGTAAAAAACAAGAAATTGGGCGTTAACGCTCAGCACAAGCGTGCCATCCTCCGCGCTCTTACCACTTCTATTCTTGAGAAGGGCATGGAAGCCGAGCAGAGCAACCGCTACGTGCGCACTACTCTCCACAAGGCTAAGCTCGTCCGCAGCTGCGTGGATCGCATGATCACTTATGCAAAGAAGGGTGACCTTTCTGCACGTCGTGAAGCTTCTCGCTTCGTGATGAGCCCGAAGGCTGTGCAGGACCTGTTCGCAACGATCGGTCCTCGCTACGCTGGCCGTAACGGCGGCTACACGCGCATCATCAAGCTCGGCCCGAACCGCGCTGGTGACGCTTCCGAAATGGCTCTCGTCGGTCTCGTCGAAGACGAAATCGTCGTGAAGACCAAGAAGGCTGCTGAACCTGCCAAGTCCGATGCTGTGAGCATGGTCGAAGGCGAAAGCAAGGCATAA
- a CDS encoding polysaccharide biosynthesis/export family protein has protein sequence MRNFILFIALLCVSLFADDDLFSSGLLSAKKGGISSRSSVAMQPSFAESPVDSNYVLGPGDFLDLMLEENYLSVQVYPDGSVAIEECGGVVVGGKTLAEARELILDLVAKRYKRDQCFVQLAALKKFKVNAMGAIAQVGQQLVEPQTRLSMFLRQVGGTLLSADIEDVQVIRGSDTIHVDYSAMSTKGEFANDIMLEQGDKVYVPFVKMGQNVTLIFPGYRTSAAYQEGRTLQEYFDLVGGFRLHNYGYKALCVREPGAAPRWLDISEMSKTTVAPNTEVEFSVQEMLVYVGGSVSYIGRLPYNPSWHALDYVAASGINTITGTWNQIKVWRGKKPEPLYLSVTEDQILPGDYIEIPKSRYESFKDFTLFLASLLTVISSAFIIYVNYK, from the coding sequence ATGCGTAACTTTATACTATTCATAGCTTTACTTTGCGTTAGCCTTTTTGCCGATGACGATCTTTTTAGTTCGGGATTGCTTTCCGCGAAGAAAGGCGGAATCTCTTCGAGAAGCTCTGTCGCGATGCAGCCTTCTTTTGCTGAATCTCCCGTGGATTCGAACTATGTGCTTGGCCCGGGCGATTTCCTGGACTTGATGCTCGAAGAAAATTATTTGTCGGTGCAGGTGTATCCGGACGGATCTGTCGCCATTGAAGAATGCGGCGGTGTCGTCGTAGGTGGCAAGACGCTTGCCGAAGCACGCGAATTGATTTTGGATCTTGTAGCCAAGCGTTACAAGCGCGACCAATGCTTTGTCCAGCTGGCTGCACTCAAGAAGTTTAAGGTGAACGCCATGGGCGCCATTGCGCAGGTGGGCCAGCAGTTGGTGGAACCGCAGACGAGACTTAGCATGTTCTTGCGTCAGGTGGGCGGAACCCTTTTGAGTGCCGATATCGAAGACGTGCAAGTGATTCGCGGTAGCGACACGATTCACGTTGATTACAGTGCCATGTCGACGAAGGGTGAATTTGCCAACGACATTATGCTGGAACAGGGTGACAAGGTTTACGTGCCGTTCGTGAAGATGGGCCAGAACGTTACCTTGATTTTCCCGGGTTACAGGACTAGCGCCGCCTACCAGGAAGGCCGCACCTTGCAGGAATACTTTGATCTTGTGGGCGGTTTCCGCTTGCATAACTATGGCTACAAGGCGTTATGTGTTCGCGAACCCGGAGCGGCTCCGCGCTGGCTCGACATTTCTGAAATGAGCAAGACGACGGTTGCCCCGAATACCGAAGTTGAATTCTCGGTGCAGGAAATGCTTGTGTATGTGGGCGGCTCCGTCAGCTATATCGGAAGGCTTCCTTACAATCCCTCGTGGCATGCGCTTGATTACGTGGCGGCGTCGGGAATTAATACGATTACGGGTACATGGAACCAGATCAAGGTGTGGCGCGGCAAGAAGCCCGAACCGCTTTACCTGAGCGTGACCGAAGACCAGATTTTGCCGGGCGACTATATCGAAATTCCGAAGAGCCGCTATGAATCTTTCAAGGATTTCACGTTGTTCCTTGCATCGCTCTTGACTGTGATTTCTTCGGCATTCATCATTTACGTCAACTATAAGTAG
- a CDS encoding Wzz/FepE/Etk N-terminal domain-containing protein, which yields MEKQESVGFIEVCLRLLNNDLKHFKLCAAIVLIPTLVTFILVMWVIKPVYAATAIVTPPSPSQTSLSGLSSMLGGASGMSSLLGFANANEDENAVWTILNSWELHDQVIKEFNLAEHYEFDGDFHADLLKEFRKNFEVEFNKEDMFAITIEDEDFRLAAKMVSFMLEKADSAFNAFKTAQARQSRIYFQSRLDSCEHALDSLVADFVKFQVDNNFYDPNVQLESTIKYLGALQAKREEVSIEMAFEKADRGEKSKRYDELTKRYQGVNSALHGALKGRHENMGMVALKKSPELGAEYMRRETEIRVQEAMYKLLRQQSEQMRMEEAKMLTNLHVLEPPWENDKKIYPLRGVTLIFVFSVACIIATIVSNLLGYLACESKRGSSVAVEWNAFKGFFKKNKG from the coding sequence ATGGAAAAGCAGGAATCGGTCGGTTTTATTGAAGTCTGTCTTCGTCTGCTGAATAACGACTTGAAGCATTTCAAGTTGTGCGCGGCGATAGTCCTCATCCCTACGCTTGTCACCTTTATTCTTGTCATGTGGGTGATCAAGCCCGTGTATGCGGCAACGGCTATCGTGACTCCTCCGTCTCCGTCTCAGACTTCGTTGAGTGGTTTGAGTTCTATGCTGGGCGGCGCCTCTGGCATGAGTTCGCTCCTCGGTTTTGCCAATGCCAACGAAGACGAAAACGCTGTTTGGACCATTCTCAATTCATGGGAATTGCATGACCAGGTGATCAAGGAATTCAACCTGGCGGAACATTATGAATTCGATGGTGATTTCCATGCGGACTTGCTGAAGGAATTCCGCAAGAATTTCGAAGTGGAATTCAACAAGGAAGACATGTTCGCTATCACCATAGAAGACGAAGACTTTAGGCTTGCAGCAAAGATGGTCTCGTTCATGCTTGAGAAGGCGGACTCCGCGTTCAACGCATTCAAGACGGCGCAGGCAAGGCAGTCTAGAATCTATTTCCAGAGCAGGCTCGATTCCTGCGAACACGCGCTAGATTCCCTGGTGGCTGACTTCGTGAAGTTCCAGGTGGACAACAATTTCTACGATCCGAACGTACAGCTTGAATCGACGATCAAGTACCTGGGCGCCTTGCAGGCCAAGCGTGAAGAAGTGTCTATCGAAATGGCTTTCGAAAAGGCGGACCGCGGCGAAAAGAGCAAGCGCTATGATGAATTGACCAAGCGCTACCAGGGCGTGAATTCTGCATTGCACGGCGCATTGAAGGGCCGCCACGAGAACATGGGCATGGTCGCCCTCAAGAAGTCTCCGGAACTTGGCGCCGAATACATGCGTCGCGAAACGGAAATCCGCGTGCAAGAAGCCATGTACAAGCTGCTTCGTCAACAGAGCGAACAGATGCGCATGGAAGAAGCGAAGATGCTTACGAACCTGCACGTGCTTGAACCGCCTTGGGAAAACGACAAGAAGATTTACCCGTTGAGGGGTGTCACCTTGATTTTCGTTTTCTCTGTGGCTTGCATTATTGCGACGATCGTCAGCAACTTGCTCGGCTACCTGGCCTGCGAATCGAAGCGCGGCTCCTCGGTGGCTGTGGAATGGAACGCCTTCAAGGGATTCTTTAAAAAGAACAAGGGCTAG